One candidate division WOR-3 bacterium DNA window includes the following coding sequences:
- the galE gene encoding UDP-glucose 4-epimerase GalE — protein MKVLVTGGAGYIGSVTSLLLAESGCDVVVFDNLKNGHRSAVLPPVRLVHGDLADADLIDRVIKGEKPDCVMHFAALIAVGESVEKPDLYFYNNVGCGLNLLNAVGKNRVPRFVFSSTAAVYGTPQDVPVTETAPLQPENPYGETKRFFEELLKVYARIYQFSYCILRYFNVAGAYKGLGEDHRPETHLIPRILRSVLHPGEKFEIYGDDYPTKDGTCVRDYIHIYDLARAHLLALRALNRENLLFNLGSETGYTVKEVFATCEKVVGEKINYRIAARRQGDVPILVASSAKIKRELGWEPKKTLEDMVRDAWEWHKAHPRGYLD, from the coding sequence ATGAAGGTTTTAGTTACGGGTGGTGCCGGCTATATTGGCAGCGTTACCAGTTTACTTTTAGCCGAATCCGGCTGCGATGTTGTGGTATTTGACAACCTGAAAAATGGCCATCGGTCTGCGGTTTTGCCGCCGGTGCGACTGGTTCACGGTGACCTTGCTGATGCCGATTTGATTGACCGGGTAATCAAAGGGGAAAAACCAGACTGTGTGATGCACTTTGCGGCGTTGATTGCGGTCGGTGAGTCGGTTGAGAAGCCTGACCTGTACTTTTACAACAATGTGGGGTGCGGGCTCAATCTGTTGAATGCGGTGGGCAAAAACCGCGTACCGCGCTTTGTCTTTTCCTCCACGGCCGCGGTTTACGGGACACCGCAGGATGTGCCCGTAACCGAAACCGCTCCCTTGCAACCGGAAAACCCTTATGGCGAGACCAAAAGGTTTTTTGAAGAGTTGCTGAAGGTTTATGCCCGTATCTACCAGTTTTCTTATTGTATCCTGCGGTACTTCAATGTTGCCGGTGCCTATAAAGGGCTGGGTGAAGACCATCGGCCCGAAACCCATCTGATTCCGCGCATCTTGCGCTCGGTTCTGCATCCGGGAGAGAAGTTTGAGATTTACGGCGACGACTATCCAACGAAGGACGGCACCTGTGTGCGGGATTACATTCACATTTATGACCTGGCACGGGCGCACCTCTTAGCATTAAGGGCGCTGAACAGGGAGAACCTTTTGTTCAACCTCGGGTCGGAGACCGGTTACACGGTCAAAGAGGTCTTTGCCACCTGTGAGAAGGTGGTGGGAGAAAAGATTAACTACCGGATTGCGGCACGCCGGCAGGGAGATGTTCCAATTTTGGTCGCATCTTCGGCAAAAATAAAAAGAGAACTGGGCTGGGAACCAAAGAAAACGCTCGAAGATATGGTGCGCGATGCCTGGGAGTGGCACAAGGCACACCCCCGGGGTTATTTAGATTGA
- the chrA gene encoding chromate efflux transporter — MSSTPAAANTRTVPLKQIALTFFKVGLIGFGGGPGMLAIIRQEVVQKKRWIGDKELATAVALGQMLPGPFVSNYAEYIGYRLAGLKGMVCAAVALLLPGFILMCCLGFLYFRYGTLPLISKIFAGIQPVVAGILAWATWSIGRSNIKDLKGVVIGIIAAIALFFRGDVLLVVLGCGVLGIVLSNINIRKKLPVLGLNPFLLFIFTASALGTSIQKAGELALIFFKMGTVIFGGGFAAIPFLQHEVVQLRGWLTMPEFVDAVALGQMTPGPVAIMATFIGFKVLGFTGAIIATAGTFLPSALMLLGLIHAYNRIKENQWAQAFLSGVMPAVCGMLLVSTVLIAQNTLTALLPAVLAILTLILLMRFRIEPIWLILAGALFGLILP, encoded by the coding sequence GTGAGTTCTACCCCGGCGGCCGCTAACACTCGAACGGTTCCGTTAAAACAAATCGCCCTGACCTTCTTTAAAGTCGGCTTGATTGGTTTTGGTGGCGGACCGGGCATGCTCGCTATCATCCGTCAGGAGGTGGTCCAAAAGAAAAGGTGGATTGGCGATAAAGAACTGGCAACCGCGGTCGCGCTCGGCCAGATGTTACCCGGTCCGTTTGTGTCCAATTACGCCGAATACATCGGCTATCGGCTTGCCGGCTTAAAGGGTATGGTCTGCGCTGCCGTTGCCCTGCTCCTGCCCGGTTTTATCCTGATGTGTTGTCTGGGCTTTCTCTATTTCCGCTACGGCACGCTACCTTTGATTTCCAAAATCTTTGCCGGTATTCAGCCGGTGGTTGCCGGCATCCTCGCCTGGGCAACTTGGTCTATCGGCAGGTCAAACATCAAAGATTTAAAGGGGGTTGTGATAGGCATCATCGCCGCCATCGCACTCTTTTTCAGGGGCGATGTCCTGCTTGTCGTTTTGGGTTGCGGGGTGCTGGGAATAGTACTTTCCAATATCAACATCAGGAAGAAACTGCCGGTTCTCGGCTTGAACCCGTTTTTGCTTTTTATCTTCACCGCCTCCGCTCTGGGAACTTCGATTCAGAAGGCGGGAGAACTGGCGCTGATTTTCTTCAAAATGGGTACTGTCATCTTTGGGGGTGGGTTCGCCGCTATTCCCTTCCTCCAACATGAGGTGGTCCAGTTGCGGGGCTGGCTCACAATGCCGGAGTTTGTCGATGCGGTGGCGCTGGGCCAGATGACGCCGGGACCGGTGGCAATTATGGCAACATTCATCGGTTTCAAGGTGCTCGGCTTTACCGGTGCCATTATCGCGACTGCCGGAACATTTCTGCCCTCGGCCCTGATGCTTCTCGGTTTGATTCACGCCTACAACCGGATTAAGGAAAACCAATGGGCACAGGCGTTTCTCAGCGGGGTTATGCCCGCGGTCTGCGGTATGCTTCTGGTGTCAACCGTTTTAATCGCCCAAAACACCTTAACCGCTCTTTTGCCCGCCGTCCTTGCCATACTCACCTTAATTCTCCTAATGCGTTTTCGGATTGAACCAATCTGGCTGATTCTCGCCGGCGCGCTTTTCGGACTGATTCTACCTTGA
- a CDS encoding C25 family cysteine peptidase — protein MKKSAPGIIVFLSLFPLLTFGASSTRLISETPTLVEFEFRFDSLDITTGMTSINLPDADRIAQPGAPDLPGKIVLIGVPQEGEVRLRYSVSRTNRWTGVEIQPMPALSETPVSPGAMFEKDEYWPSAPAELLSIETVRNIRVARIQLNPIQYNPVRKTVLIHQQLNCQLIFSHPARQNVKPDPLDSVLTRMLLNGGTAIHWKTFGPEKDSFNFFNRFPVWCQVKTETTGIYRITPDDLKNAGFEPTTIDPRTFRLFTIGPYTLNGPYPDTMVEVAIDVLGAEDGRFDSRDYILFYARAPSYWNDSLSEWHTNYYTRYRVFWLTWGLGQGKRITQVPVANPATPQTRAPNLIRLEEDKLCPARSGLLWIWERYSNAGAPSATFYRELNLPNRDTINKLTVLFYAWTDKTSETYRAVIHLNNTVLDTVAIAATNQNCPPNLFTFENLPLIAAAPGNKKDTLAVTLLGSADVYLDYIEIDYTQNLTVNRNQPLLQFYTRMGGAFAINGVGEEFNLFDVTNPFQPQRIQFSLQGNQAQFFWNNFGNFFGTTPAGFRTPVSIKKRQPGNLRTPQEKADYYIICPDEFLPIARLFARYRDNNIPGISAARAHAVPLSQIYDDYTFGMEEPGAIKTFFAAKQPAYGLLAGDATYDYKDNLGIGKFPGVPAYEIGFDLDYEVYNPYVKALDAWFADFDGGGSSPDMILARVTCRTPQELRQFLDKVKSYETQELGLWAKRFLLLGDDEYLGDPSKKESSIHIEGCERIAPLAGNQLDLVKVYLTEYPLEAIKSKPKAEAELLRQLNLGALFWCFFGHGAGFQLCHERAFNVEDIPLVSNGSRNPLAFFGSCGVGRFDDTKYEAIAEELVRTAAGCIATIGASKATYSGSNENFARKLFTHLIAHPEEPIGPAFYEAWFQSNLYILFADPATKLRLPQIGTRPTVTPDTFYPGGRIQWQITPDLTQGYFEIRATEAARERYYFSDAANITYTLPGQEIFRGAGRFQSSTFSGTFIVPKTDYPDTVVVGNGRYVRNRATCLISAIIWNRSDARTLLSAPLYLSPNPAPTTDTIPPEITLRADNVFLRLKDTTYVPKRFTLHGTVTDPSGVLLLPDPTYGLKFYLSDPGKQIRLNDRFTYDDNSATTGRFSYPLTLEGTSDSLVVLVADNFLNRRIGTYYLKTDLREQLRIDTCLVYPNPVTDRALFTFRLTRPARVTIKIFTISGRLVRTIGPQECSFGYNQIEWDGCDRDGTPLANGIYLYKIDAQTGDLLSGNQLQPRSATHRDKFIVRR, from the coding sequence ATGAAAAAATCGGCACCCGGCATTATCGTTTTTTTATCCCTGTTCCCGCTCTTAACCTTCGGTGCCAGTTCAACCCGCTTAATCTCTGAGACGCCAACTCTTGTCGAGTTTGAGTTCCGTTTTGACTCCCTTGACATTACCACCGGAATGACCAGCATCAATTTACCCGATGCCGACCGCATCGCCCAGCCTGGCGCGCCTGACCTGCCAGGCAAAATCGTGTTGATCGGTGTACCTCAGGAAGGAGAAGTCCGACTCCGATACTCGGTGTCCCGTACCAACCGCTGGACTGGAGTTGAAATTCAACCGATGCCGGCATTGAGTGAAACACCGGTTAGTCCGGGCGCAATGTTTGAAAAAGATGAGTACTGGCCCAGCGCCCCGGCAGAACTGTTAAGCATTGAAACAGTCCGCAACATCAGGGTCGCCCGCATCCAACTGAACCCAATTCAGTACAATCCGGTCCGCAAAACGGTGTTGATTCACCAACAACTTAACTGTCAACTCATCTTCAGCCACCCCGCCCGGCAAAATGTCAAGCCCGACCCTCTGGATTCGGTTTTAACCCGCATGCTGCTGAACGGCGGCACCGCAATCCACTGGAAAACATTCGGGCCGGAGAAAGACTCGTTCAACTTCTTCAATCGGTTCCCGGTCTGGTGTCAGGTGAAAACCGAGACCACCGGCATCTACAGAATTACCCCGGACGATTTAAAGAACGCCGGCTTTGAACCTACAACAATCGACCCGCGCACCTTCCGACTCTTCACCATCGGTCCCTACACCCTTAACGGTCCTTATCCGGACACGATGGTTGAGGTCGCCATCGATGTTTTGGGTGCGGAGGATGGCAGGTTTGACTCCCGGGACTACATTCTCTTTTATGCCCGGGCACCATCGTACTGGAACGACTCACTGAGTGAATGGCATACCAACTACTACACCCGGTATCGGGTTTTCTGGCTCACCTGGGGTTTGGGGCAAGGAAAAAGGATAACCCAGGTTCCGGTTGCAAACCCTGCAACCCCGCAAACCCGTGCCCCGAACCTAATCCGCCTGGAAGAAGATAAACTTTGCCCGGCGCGCTCCGGCCTTCTCTGGATATGGGAGCGCTACTCCAACGCCGGTGCGCCGAGCGCAACTTTTTACCGTGAACTCAACCTGCCCAACCGCGACACCATAAATAAACTTACCGTCCTTTTTTACGCCTGGACCGATAAAACATCGGAAACCTATCGAGCGGTTATCCATTTAAACAACACCGTTCTGGACACGGTTGCAATCGCTGCCACCAACCAGAACTGCCCGCCCAATCTGTTCACATTTGAAAACCTGCCCCTGATTGCTGCGGCACCGGGCAATAAAAAGGACACGCTCGCGGTTACGCTCCTTGGCTCGGCTGATGTTTATCTTGACTACATTGAGATCGATTACACCCAGAACCTTACGGTTAACAGAAATCAACCTCTGCTACAATTTTATACCCGGATGGGCGGCGCATTCGCAATCAACGGCGTTGGAGAAGAGTTTAACCTCTTCGATGTTACAAACCCGTTCCAACCCCAGCGCATCCAGTTCAGTTTACAGGGAAACCAGGCACAATTCTTTTGGAACAACTTTGGCAACTTCTTCGGCACCACGCCCGCCGGATTCCGCACTCCGGTGTCAATTAAAAAACGCCAGCCCGGCAACCTGCGCACACCGCAGGAAAAAGCCGACTACTACATCATCTGCCCGGACGAATTCCTTCCCATCGCCCGGCTCTTTGCCCGCTACCGTGATAACAACATACCGGGTATCAGTGCGGCGCGCGCCCATGCGGTTCCTTTGAGCCAAATCTACGACGACTACACCTTCGGGATGGAAGAACCGGGCGCAATTAAAACATTTTTTGCCGCAAAACAACCCGCCTACGGGCTCCTTGCCGGTGATGCCACCTACGACTACAAAGATAACTTAGGCATCGGGAAATTCCCCGGCGTGCCCGCCTACGAAATCGGTTTTGACCTTGACTACGAAGTCTACAACCCTTATGTCAAAGCCCTTGACGCCTGGTTTGCCGACTTTGATGGCGGCGGGTCAAGTCCGGACATGATTCTCGCTCGGGTTACCTGCCGCACCCCGCAAGAGCTGCGTCAGTTTCTTGATAAAGTAAAAAGCTACGAAACCCAGGAACTCGGGCTCTGGGCAAAACGGTTCCTATTGCTCGGTGACGACGAGTACCTCGGGGACCCCTCAAAAAAAGAGAGCTCAATCCACATTGAAGGCTGCGAACGCATCGCCCCCCTTGCCGGAAATCAGCTTGACCTTGTCAAAGTATATTTAACCGAATACCCCCTTGAAGCAATTAAGTCAAAACCCAAAGCTGAAGCCGAACTTTTGCGTCAGCTAAACCTCGGTGCCCTTTTCTGGTGTTTCTTCGGGCATGGCGCCGGTTTTCAGTTGTGTCATGAACGGGCGTTCAATGTTGAAGACATCCCGCTCGTCAGCAACGGCAGCCGGAATCCCCTTGCCTTCTTTGGCTCCTGCGGTGTCGGCCGCTTTGACGACACCAAATACGAGGCGATTGCCGAAGAACTGGTGCGAACCGCGGCGGGATGCATCGCCACCATCGGCGCCTCAAAGGCAACCTACTCCGGCTCCAATGAAAACTTTGCCCGCAAACTTTTTACCCATCTTATTGCCCATCCTGAAGAACCAATTGGTCCGGCGTTCTATGAAGCCTGGTTCCAGAGCAACCTCTACATCCTGTTTGCCGACCCGGCAACAAAACTGCGGCTGCCCCAGATTGGCACCCGCCCGACCGTAACTCCGGACACTTTTTACCCCGGTGGCCGCATTCAGTGGCAAATCACACCGGATTTAACCCAAGGCTACTTTGAAATCCGGGCAACCGAAGCCGCCCGGGAAAGGTACTACTTCTCAGATGCCGCCAACATCACCTACACCCTTCCAGGACAGGAAATATTTCGGGGAGCAGGCAGATTCCAGAGCAGCACCTTCTCGGGCACCTTCATCGTTCCCAAAACCGACTATCCGGACACGGTTGTTGTTGGCAATGGCAGATATGTTCGCAACCGCGCAACCTGTTTAATCTCTGCAATCATCTGGAACAGGTCTGATGCCAGAACCTTGCTCTCCGCGCCTCTCTACCTCAGCCCAAACCCGGCGCCAACAACCGACACCATCCCTCCCGAAATCACCCTCCGCGCCGACAATGTCTTCCTCAGATTAAAAGACACTACCTATGTTCCAAAACGGTTTACCCTGCACGGCACCGTTACCGACCCATCGGGCGTTCTGCTTTTACCCGACCCCACTTACGGTTTGAAATTTTACCTGAGTGACCCGGGCAAGCAAATCCGGTTAAACGACCGCTTCACCTACGACGACAACTCCGCCACCACTGGCAGATTTTCTTACCCCCTGACCCTCGAGGGAACATCAGACTCTCTTGTCGTGCTGGTTGCCGACAACTTCCTCAATCGCCGTATCGGCACTTACTACCTCAAAACCGACCTTCGTGAACAACTCCGCATCGACACCTGCCTTGTCTACCCAAACCCGGTAACAGACCGTGCCTTATTCACATTCAGGCTTACGCGGCCTGCCCGGGTGACGATAAAAATCTTCACCATTTCCGGCCGGCTGGTACGCACCATTGGGCCTCAGGAGTGCAGTTTTGGCTACAACCAGATTGAATGGGATGGCTGTGACCGCGATGGCACCCCGCTTGCCAACGGTATCTACCTTTACAAAATCGACGCCCAAACCGGGGACCTGCTCAGCGGCAACCAGTTACAACCCCGCTCCGCCACTCACCGCGACAAATTCATCGTTCGCCGGTAA
- a CDS encoding OmpA family protein yields the protein MGTIEVDPATGAFRKDNIPVGTYTITAKADGYFPATVTVKIEENRITNQPFILTPLAVKSIVTGVITDRGTGKPLPAKVTFKNATDGTIFTEIDNDPETGVYSHELPAGPYAVVAHSEGYIDQSAALVVEEGKPAKHDFALVKVGTTVTLKGIYFDFNKATIKFPESQEALQAAYQILKDNPTIKVEIQGHTDNIGSDEYNQKLSEQRAWAVVNYLVQQMGVDAARLIARGYGESMPKASNETPEGRALNRRVEFVVIGEIENR from the coding sequence ATGGGGACAATTGAGGTTGATCCAGCAACTGGCGCCTTCCGCAAAGACAACATCCCGGTTGGCACTTACACCATCACTGCTAAAGCCGACGGTTACTTCCCCGCGACCGTAACGGTAAAAATTGAAGAAAATCGAATAACCAACCAACCGTTCATCCTTACCCCGCTCGCCGTAAAATCAATTGTCACCGGCGTAATAACCGACCGGGGCACAGGCAAACCTTTACCGGCAAAGGTCACCTTCAAAAACGCCACCGACGGTACAATTTTCACCGAGATTGACAATGACCCGGAGACCGGTGTTTACTCCCACGAACTCCCTGCCGGACCTTATGCGGTCGTTGCCCATTCTGAAGGCTATATCGACCAGTCTGCGGCACTCGTCGTTGAAGAAGGCAAACCGGCAAAACACGACTTCGCACTGGTTAAAGTGGGAACAACTGTAACTCTGAAAGGTATTTACTTCGACTTTAACAAAGCGACTATAAAGTTCCCCGAATCCCAGGAAGCGCTGCAGGCGGCATACCAGATTCTTAAAGATAACCCGACAATCAAAGTGGAAATCCAGGGCCACACCGACAACATCGGCTCCGACGAATACAATCAGAAACTTTCGGAACAACGTGCCTGGGCGGTCGTAAACTACCTTGTGCAACAGATGGGTGTTGATGCCGCCCGGCTCATCGCCCGCGGTTATGGTGAATCTATGCCCAAGGCTTCAAACGAGACGCCCGAAGGTCGCGCCCTTAATCGCCGGGTTGAATTTGTGGTTATCGGCGAAATCGAAAACAGGTAA
- a CDS encoding DUF2007 domain-containing protein, with amino-acid sequence MSLIAVYRAENELMANTIKDLLETNGIPAMIHSFQIPAYDGVAQVMRPAWGEVLVRQEDSATAKDLIEGFLAAEGDSEPDHNTETPENG; translated from the coding sequence ATGTCTTTAATTGCAGTTTACCGTGCGGAAAATGAGTTGATGGCGAACACCATTAAAGACCTCCTCGAAACTAATGGCATTCCGGCAATGATTCACTCCTTTCAGATTCCTGCCTATGACGGCGTCGCTCAGGTGATGCGCCCGGCATGGGGCGAAGTTCTCGTACGACAGGAAGATTCGGCAACAGCAAAAGACCTCATTGAAGGCTTTCTTGCTGCCGAAGGGGATTCCGAACCTGACCATAATACTGAAACACCGGAAAATGGTTAA
- a CDS encoding DUF2905 domain-containing protein, with protein sequence MVNLQSLGKLFLLIGIIFFIIGGAILILSRIGVTRLPGDIVIQRPNIIVYIPIASALIISFILTLILNLIFWRGR encoded by the coding sequence ATGGTTAACCTTCAATCGCTGGGAAAACTGTTCCTCCTGATTGGTATCATTTTTTTCATAATCGGGGGCGCAATCCTGATCTTGAGCCGAATCGGCGTCACTCGCTTACCTGGAGACATTGTTATTCAGCGTCCCAACATTATCGTGTACATACCAATCGCCTCGGCGCTCATCATTTCCTTTATTCTCACACTAATCTTAAACCTCATTTTCTGGCGCGGGCGCTAA
- the ppdK gene encoding pyruvate, phosphate dikinase encodes MKKLVYRFCQGRTDGSAKMKDILGGKGANLAEMTRLGMPVPPGFTIATTVCVYYMKHHRLPSGLKTQVLNGIAFLEKATGKKFGDPEKPLLLSVRSGARASMPGMMDTVLNLGLNDITVEGLARLTKNRRFALDAYRRLLEMFGDVVLKTGRENFEAIIHQEQGTAPMDEETLSRVITAFKLVIRQSTGADFPQDPYEQLWRAIIAVLESWNNPRAQEYRKLYSIPDDWGTAVNIQTMVFGNASEDSATGVAFTRDPATGEKKVYGEYLTNAQGEDIVAGIRTPLPVSSLAQTQPRIYQQLTKLLNRLERHYRDMMDVEWTLEKGKLWILQCRSGKRTPTAAVKIAVDMAKERLISRQDAILRIEPETVGVLLHKTIAPGVKYQAVAKGIAASPGAAAGEIVLSASRARELAEQGKEVILVRHQTSADDVAGMAKAEGILTSAGGTTSHAAVVARGMGKPAVVGCGALQIDYEKKTVRIGTHELKEGDIITIDGSTGAVIIGTVSMQQPQLSEEFNTLLSWADKMSRLRVRANADTPEDAARARQFGAQGIGLCRTEHMFFAPDRVGVMQEMILAADALGRKQALDRLLPMQRADFVHIFRVMDGFPVTIRTLDPPLHEFLPKDPARIAQLANRLGIAVEQIQEKIHLLEEQNPMLGFRGCRLGIIHPEITAMQARAIFEAASQVKSEGCQVHPEIMIPLVSDAEELARQRRLIEETASQVFAETGVPVEFSVGTMIEVPRAALLAQEIARVADFFSFGTNDLTQLTFAFSRDDYGKFFNEYQRLNIMKENPFDTLDQKGVGTLLKIAVQNGRKANPRLKIGICGEHGGDPATIQFCHKIGLDYVSCSPFRVPVARLVAAQSAISKGSELPRSGSV; translated from the coding sequence ATGAAAAAACTTGTTTATCGCTTTTGCCAAGGTCGAACCGATGGCTCGGCAAAGATGAAGGATATTTTAGGGGGCAAAGGTGCAAACCTTGCTGAAATGACCCGATTGGGAATGCCGGTACCACCCGGCTTCACCATCGCAACTACGGTCTGTGTCTACTATATGAAACACCACCGGTTACCTTCAGGATTAAAAACCCAGGTGTTAAACGGGATTGCATTTCTTGAAAAGGCGACCGGCAAAAAGTTCGGCGACCCGGAAAAACCTCTTCTGTTATCGGTGCGTTCTGGGGCGCGTGCTTCAATGCCCGGAATGATGGACACCGTTCTTAACTTAGGACTCAATGACATTACAGTAGAAGGACTCGCTCGGCTTACTAAAAATCGTCGCTTTGCCCTTGATGCCTATAGGCGGTTACTCGAGATGTTCGGCGATGTCGTGCTGAAAACCGGTCGGGAAAATTTTGAAGCGATTATTCACCAGGAACAGGGTACGGCGCCAATGGACGAAGAAACCCTGAGTCGGGTTATTACCGCTTTCAAACTGGTCATCAGGCAATCAACCGGCGCTGACTTCCCCCAGGACCCGTATGAACAACTCTGGCGCGCGATTATCGCCGTGCTTGAATCCTGGAACAATCCTCGAGCCCAAGAGTATCGCAAACTCTACTCAATACCGGACGACTGGGGAACCGCAGTCAACATCCAGACAATGGTCTTTGGCAACGCCAGCGAAGATTCCGCCACCGGTGTTGCCTTCACCCGCGACCCGGCAACAGGGGAAAAGAAGGTTTACGGTGAGTACCTGACCAATGCCCAGGGCGAAGACATCGTCGCCGGCATCCGCACACCCTTGCCCGTTTCATCCCTTGCCCAAACCCAGCCGAGAATCTATCAACAACTAACAAAACTTCTTAACCGGCTGGAACGCCATTACCGGGATATGATGGATGTTGAATGGACCCTGGAAAAGGGCAAACTATGGATTCTCCAGTGCCGGAGCGGCAAGCGAACCCCAACCGCGGCGGTTAAAATTGCCGTTGATATGGCAAAAGAACGCCTCATCAGCCGTCAGGATGCCATCCTCCGTATCGAACCGGAAACGGTGGGCGTTCTCCTTCACAAAACAATCGCTCCGGGTGTTAAATATCAAGCAGTGGCAAAAGGTATCGCCGCTTCACCCGGTGCCGCAGCCGGCGAAATCGTATTAAGCGCATCCCGGGCGCGTGAACTTGCCGAACAGGGCAAAGAGGTGATTCTCGTCCGGCACCAGACATCGGCCGACGATGTCGCAGGAATGGCAAAAGCAGAAGGTATCCTGACATCAGCCGGCGGCACCACATCACACGCTGCGGTTGTTGCCCGGGGTATGGGTAAACCGGCAGTAGTTGGGTGCGGTGCCCTCCAGATTGATTATGAGAAAAAAACCGTCCGCATCGGCACCCACGAATTGAAAGAGGGTGATATCATCACCATTGACGGTTCAACCGGAGCGGTCATCATCGGCACTGTTTCGATGCAACAACCCCAACTCTCTGAAGAGTTCAACACCCTGCTCTCCTGGGCAGACAAAATGAGTCGGCTGCGCGTCCGGGCAAATGCCGACACGCCCGAAGATGCCGCCCGGGCAAGACAGTTTGGTGCTCAGGGTATCGGTTTGTGTCGTACCGAGCATATGTTCTTTGCCCCGGACCGCGTTGGGGTGATGCAGGAGATGATTCTTGCCGCCGATGCTTTGGGCAGAAAACAAGCGCTTGACCGCCTCCTGCCAATGCAGCGCGCGGACTTTGTCCATATCTTTAGGGTAATGGATGGGTTTCCGGTAACGATTCGCACCCTTGATCCACCGCTGCACGAATTTTTGCCCAAGGACCCGGCGCGTATCGCCCAGTTGGCAAACCGTCTTGGTATTGCAGTCGAGCAGATTCAGGAAAAGATTCACCTTCTTGAAGAACAAAACCCGATGCTTGGGTTTCGCGGCTGCCGTCTGGGAATCATTCATCCCGAAATCACCGCAATGCAAGCCCGGGCAATATTTGAAGCCGCCAGCCAGGTAAAAAGCGAAGGCTGTCAGGTTCACCCTGAAATTATGATTCCCCTCGTTAGCGACGCCGAAGAACTTGCGCGCCAGCGTCGTTTAATTGAAGAAACCGCCTCTCAAGTGTTTGCTGAAACCGGTGTGCCAGTTGAATTTTCAGTCGGTACGATGATTGAAGTCCCGCGCGCCGCCCTCCTTGCCCAGGAAATAGCCCGCGTTGCCGACTTTTTCTCCTTCGGCACCAACGACCTGACCCAGTTGACCTTTGCCTTTTCCCGCGACGACTACGGCAAGTTTTTTAACGAATATCAACGCCTTAACATTATGAAGGAAAATCCATTTGACACCCTGGACCAGAAAGGGGTCGGCACCCTCCTTAAAATTGCGGTTCAGAATGGGAGAAAAGCAAACCCCAGACTTAAAATCGGTATCTGCGGTGAACATGGCGGTGACCCGGCAACGATTCAATTCTGCCACAAAATCGGGCTTGACTATGTATCCTGCTCACCTTTCCGTGTCCCGGTTGCCCGACTTGTCGCTGCTCAATCGGCAATCAGTAAAGGCTCAGAACTACCCCGCTCCGGCTCAGTATGA